In Pseudohongiella acticola, the sequence TGCCACGATCTACCTGATTCTGGCGACGTCACATTACAACCTGGAAAACTTTGAGCAGGCCATTCCCTTGTTGATCAATCACATGGATATGGTCATAGCGGAAGGCGGTGAACTGCGCAAGAACATCTATGGTCTGCTTAATTTGATGTATATCGAACAGGAAGACTATCGTAATGCGCTGGACGTGACTCGCACCATGATCGCCCTGTTTGATGAAGCACCTGAGTATCGTAACCTGGCTGCCATTTATGGTTACCTGGAAGAAGATGCCAAGCGTTTGCAGACGCTGGAACTGACTTATGTTCGTGGTTTCATGGACAGTGAGGCGCAGTTTCTTAACCTGGCGCAGTCTCTGGCCGGTATCGACGCACCGTATCGCGGTATAAAGATTCTGGAAGACGGTATCTCACAGGGTATTGTGGAAGAGAATGAGGCCAATTTGCGCCGCCTGACCCAGATGTACATCATGGCATCGGAGTTCGAGGGCGCAGTGGAACCTGCTGAACGACTGACAGAGCTGGCCAATGACGGCGAATCCTGGGATTACCTGGGCTACATCCACCTGATGAACCGTGACTACGAAGGTGCGGTTGAGGCAATGCAGACAGCACTTGAACGTGGTGGCCTGGAGAATCAGGGTGATGTGCAACTGTCCCTGGCACGTGCACTGGTCGAACTGGAACGTTTCGACGAAGCAACAACAGCGGCTCGTGCGGCACAGAATCTGGGTGTTGATAACGCGCAGCAGTTCCTGACCTACATCGAGAACTCCAAGAACCGGTTTGAAACGCTGCAGGAGCGTAAAGAACAGTCTATCGATTATTATCGCGAGGCTTGACCTTTTAACTGCCAATGGCAGGCTTGAAAAAACGGTTTAGCGACCCAATAAAAGAACCCGGTATCCGAAAAGGCTACCGGGTTTTTTTATTTAACCAGGATTGATGCAGCAGGGGTAACAATGGCTACGGAAATTAACAAGGAAACACGCGGATTTGAGACGGAAGCCAAGCAGCTTCTGAAATTGATGATTCACTCCCTCTATAGCAATAAAGAGGTATTTCTGCGTGAACTGATTTCAAACGCATCAGATGCGGCAGACAAACTGCGCTTTGAAGCGTTGTCCCGGCCTGATATATATGAAGATGACACGGATCTGAAAGTGGTCATCGATTTTGATGCAGAAGCAGGCACTGTCAGCATT encodes:
- a CDS encoding tetratricopeptide repeat protein, which translates into the protein MLKSKFKYKSLLMAMTFTASTLLGQAAFMATASAQDDEDDGPRQPPPTRSSEVLSDRVFRVISEINEMMNPPEEGDQPDLPGAKEELDELNERYDSLNNFEKSTLLNFYTNYYLAVDDIDNALLTFERILTIEELRPEARLRALRSLGQLYASEERFQEAITTLNTWRDLSETEDATIYLILATSHYNLENFEQAIPLLINHMDMVIAEGGELRKNIYGLLNLMYIEQEDYRNALDVTRTMIALFDEAPEYRNLAAIYGYLEEDAKRLQTLELTYVRGFMDSEAQFLNLAQSLAGIDAPYRGIKILEDGISQGIVEENEANLRRLTQMYIMASEFEGAVEPAERLTELANDGESWDYLGYIHLMNRDYEGAVEAMQTALERGGLENQGDVQLSLARALVELERFDEATTAARAAQNLGVDNAQQFLTYIENSKNRFETLQERKEQSIDYYREA